The following is a genomic window from Clostridia bacterium.
ACGTGCTCCGTCTCTCTCGCGGGATGACCTACAAGAACGCCGCCATGGGGCTGAACTTCGGCGGCGGCAAGAGCGTCATCATCGCCGACCCGCGCAAGGACAAGACCGAGGCGCTGTTCCGGGCGTTCGGCCGCTTCGTGCAGTCCCTGGGCGGCCGGTACTACACGGCGGAAGACGTCGGCATCAACAGCGACGACCTCATCTACGTGCGGCAGGAGACGGATTACGTGCTCGGCCTGCCGGAAGCGAGCGGCGATCCTTCCCCCGCCACGGCGTTCGGCGTCTTTTGCGGCATCCGTGCCTGCCTTGAGGAGGCGTACGGTTCGGACGACCCGGCGGGACGCACCGTCGCCATCCAGGGTGCCGGCCATGTCGGCTACCATCTCGCGAAGCTCCTCGTCGAGGCCGGCGCGCGCGTCGTGATCGCGGACATCTTCGAGGACAAGGTGCGCCGCGCGGTGGAGGATCTGGGCGTGGAGACGGTTCCCGCCGACGCCATTTACGACGTTGAATGCGACGTGTTCGCGCCGTGCGCGCTGGGCGCCGTCATCAACGACGAGACCATCCCGCGTCTGAAGTGCCGCATCGTCGCCGGCTCGGCGAACAACCAGCTGGCGGA
Proteins encoded in this region:
- a CDS encoding Glu/Leu/Phe/Val dehydrogenase, yielding MTGAVVVYPPLFHVSAQERTGAPFEEVVPVSVFTNAAHDGHEQVVFCRDEASGLRAIIAIHSTALGPALGGCRMWPYASEEEALFDVLRLSRGMTYKNAAMGLNFGGGKSVIIADPRKDKTEALFRAFGRFVQSLGGRYYTAEDVGINSDDLIYVRQETDYVLGLPEASGDPSPATAFGVFCGIRACLEEAYGSDDPAGRTVAIQGAGHVGYHLAKLLVEAGARVVIADIFEDKVRRAVEDLGVETVPADAIYDVECDVFAPCALGAVINDETIPRLKCRIVAGSANNQLAEPRHGDRLQELGILYAPDYVINGGGVINVASEFNPGGYNRDHSYRKIAGIGDKLREIFAIARREGIPTYRAADVLAEERIRQIRALDRIFVPAASGSARG